A region from the Streptomyces sp. NBC_01445 genome encodes:
- a CDS encoding TetR/AcrR family transcriptional regulator: MTSRDPDSAAPPKRSDAERNRGRIIAAARTVFGCHGLNASMASVARQAGVGIATLFRHFPGKEELVVAVFADRMEVYARATADALAAPDPWDGFTGYIQEVCAMQAADRGFADILTMSFSDAQELEALRAQAYQGFLELIGRAKDSGQLREDFTSRDLVLLLMANAGVLSATGDAAPDAWRRVVAWMIQSFQAPSRGPLPDPPQDAALYEAMRRASHGVSSRETGKRH, encoded by the coding sequence ATGACCTCCCGAGACCCCGACTCCGCAGCCCCGCCCAAGCGCAGCGACGCGGAGCGCAACCGGGGGCGGATCATCGCCGCCGCGCGCACGGTGTTCGGGTGCCACGGACTGAACGCGTCGATGGCCTCGGTCGCGCGGCAGGCCGGGGTGGGGATCGCCACCCTCTTCCGTCACTTTCCCGGCAAGGAGGAGCTCGTCGTCGCGGTCTTCGCGGACCGCATGGAGGTATACGCGCGGGCCACCGCCGACGCCCTGGCGGCCCCGGACCCCTGGGACGGCTTCACCGGCTACATCCAGGAGGTCTGCGCGATGCAGGCCGCCGACCGCGGCTTCGCCGACATCCTGACCATGAGCTTCTCCGACGCCCAGGAACTGGAAGCGCTCCGTGCCCAGGCGTACCAGGGCTTCCTCGAACTCATCGGCCGCGCCAAGGACAGCGGGCAGCTCCGCGAGGACTTCACCAGCCGGGATCTCGTCCTGCTGCTGATGGCCAACGCCGGCGTCCTCAGCGCCACCGGCGACGCCGCGCCGGACGCCTGGCGCCGCGTCGTGGCGTGGATGATCCAGTCCTTCCAGGCCCCATCCCGCGGACCGCTCCCGGACCCGCCGCAGGACGCCGCCCTGTACGAGGCGATGCGCCGCGCCAGCCATGGCGTCAGCTCCCGCGAGACCGGGAAGCGGCACTGA
- a CDS encoding SDR family NAD(P)-dependent oxidoreductase, translating into MPTIAIVGAGPQLGLAIARTFGTHGYEVALIARNRAKLENLAGELTTEGISAAAFPADVLDRDALTQALKDAAAHFGSIDVLEYSPVGGLGSTAMTAPSETDPGHVQHEMEFQLYGAIAATRVVLPAMREAGAGTLLFTTGAGSLDPVPMIGNVNAAAAALRNWAVNLHKELDGTGVQAAHVAIDVSIGAAVMPGHPVAQAEEISPVYWELHTTRRDQAELVFSS; encoded by the coding sequence ATGCCCACCATCGCCATCGTCGGCGCCGGCCCCCAGCTCGGTCTCGCCATTGCTCGCACGTTCGGCACGCACGGCTACGAGGTCGCGCTGATCGCCCGCAATCGCGCCAAGCTCGAGAACCTGGCCGGTGAACTGACCACCGAAGGCATCAGCGCCGCCGCCTTCCCCGCCGACGTACTCGACCGCGACGCACTCACCCAGGCGCTCAAGGACGCCGCCGCGCACTTCGGTTCCATCGACGTTCTGGAGTACTCGCCGGTGGGCGGCCTGGGCTCCACCGCGATGACCGCACCATCCGAGACCGACCCGGGACACGTTCAGCACGAGATGGAGTTCCAGCTGTACGGGGCCATCGCCGCAACCCGCGTCGTGCTGCCCGCGATGCGGGAGGCAGGCGCGGGCACCCTGCTGTTCACGACCGGGGCGGGATCGCTCGACCCCGTTCCTATGATCGGCAACGTCAACGCCGCCGCGGCGGCGCTGCGCAACTGGGCCGTCAACCTGCACAAGGAACTGGACGGCACCGGAGTCCAGGCCGCACACGTCGCCATCGACGTGTCGATCGGCGCCGCCGTCATGCCCGGCCACCCGGTCGCCCAGGCCGAGGAGATCTCCCCCGTCTACTGGGAGCTTCACACCACGCGCCGCGACCAGGCGGAACTGGTCTTCAGCAGCTGA